Proteins from a genomic interval of Rhipicephalus microplus isolate Deutch F79 chromosome 6, USDA_Rmic, whole genome shotgun sequence:
- the LOC142766044 gene encoding uncharacterized protein LOC142766044 translates to MAFLMQVSTYFVKEAFNHDKDNVTLKAMPGLTASHLEPNGFEKMRVSLAFQLFGDHVLRGLHHYKGTIESSYGKGAIDVTEAFFRMMNELIKVMTSRFKSEALWPNSRGVAALSNFLKYITKWEQHVGNGVGFISKSTAVGFRVTLSSVLSLLQYVTKELHYQYLMTAKLSQNPVENLFGIVRQSSGCNDHPTPEQFLITVNCLSFYSLARPVSGSSVEPVVLTALLDTGDAQLQQASLQVTIEKHVALGDLDSLDDAACQEPTFPIEHHSLVQKNSNSRLVYHMAGYVAKKCVEKTGCDTCRTLLLVPASEGRADTQAAFTSFCDKGGLLYPSKELFEFVNYLEGIFTGCFSMNRLHADSILDVLSLVKGKENYWLCCA, encoded by the exons ATGGCTTTCTTAATGCAAGTCTCTACATACTTCGTCAAAGAAGCCTTCAATCATGACAAGGATAATGTGACGCTGAAGGCAATGCCAGGGTTGACCGCTAGCCATCTGGAGCCAAATGGATTTGAGAAGATGCGAGTCTCCCTAGCTTTTCAACTCTTTGGTGACCATGTGTTGCGTGGTCTGCACCACTACAAAGGCACTATAGAGTCAAGTTATGGAAAAGGAGCCATAGATGTGACAGAAGCATTCTTCAG AATGATGAATGAACTGATTAAGGTGATGACGTCCCGCTTCAAATCCGAAGCACTCTGGCCCAACTCAAGAGGAGTTGCCGCGCTGTCAAACTTCCTTAAGTACATAACAAAGTGGGAGCAGCACGTTGGCAACGGTGTTGGATTTATTAGCAAATCAACAGCTGTTGGCTTCCGGGTGACGCTGTCTAGCGTACTGTCATTGCTGCAGTATGTCACGAAGGAGCTTCACTACCAGTACCTGATGACTGCAAAGCTAAGTCAAAATCCAGTGGAGAACCTGTTCGGGATTGTGCGGCAGTCATCGGGCTGCAATGATCATCCAACACCAGAGCAGTTCCTGATTACGGTCAATTGCCTCAGCTTTTATAGTTTGGCAAGACCAGTGAGTGGTAGCAGTGTGGAGCCAGTGGTGTTGACAGCACTTCTGGACACAGGGGATGCACAACTGCAACAAGCAAGCTTGCAAGTAACAATTGAAAAGCATGTTGCACTAGGCGACCTCGACAGTCTGGACGATGCTGCCTGCCAGGAGCCAACTTTCCCCATTGAACATCACAGCCTCGTGCAAAAAAACAGCAACTCCCGTCTAGTTTACCACATGGCAGGGTATGTGGCCAAGAAGTGTGTGGAGAAGACTGGGTGTGATACATGCCGCACCCTCCTGCTTGTTCCGGCGTCAGAAGGCAGAGCCGATACACAGGCTGCATTTACAAGTTTTTGCGACAAAGGTGGATTGCTTTATCCGTCAAAAGAGCTCTTTGAATTCGTCAACTACCTAGAGGGCATCTTCACGGGCTGCTTCAGCATGAACCGCCTGCATGCCGACAGCATTTTGGACGTACTGTCACTTGTGAAGGGCAAAGAAAATTATTGGCTGTGCTGCGCATGA
- the LOC119167269 gene encoding putative nuclease HARBI1 isoform X1 — MASWADGSAADLRDFLNRASHFAFGEVYRYSPAVRIVRDAVNPMEFYDEEDFSFRFRFTKASVIAIMSELQLKKNTDRRGTLLPPLLKVLITLRFYGTGAMQTVVGDLVRVSQQYVSRCVWEITQVICLRLFPKYVRLPDAADANAVMARFCAIALFLGVTGCIDCTHVPIVNPGGENAEVFRNRKGYFSLNVQDITGPELQFFDVVASWPGSVHDSRIFTNSRVMALYKQKAVPGVLFGDQGYACLPFLMTPLKNPQTRAEKTYNNSQIKTRNSVERTYGVWKRRFACLRVKLLTDTDRSAAIITACAALRNIACLRRYPCPLSDEAHPEVNLPDNPSQGDPDTVAGAEVRSCYICRCFSSENEYTGPVQT, encoded by the exons ATGGCGTCGTGGGCGGACGGGAGTGCGGCTGACCTCAGGGATTTCTTGAACCGCGCTAGTCATTTCGCATTCGGAGAGGTCTACCGGTATTCACCGGCAGTGAGGATAGTTCGCGATGCGGTCAACCCTATGGAATTCTACGATGAAGAAGATTTTTCATTCAGGTTTCGTTTCACCAAGGCGTCTGTCATTGCGATCATGTCGGAACTACAGTTGAAAAAGAACACGGACCGAAGGGGAACCCTGCTCCCACCGCTGCTGAAGGTGCTCATCACGCTTCGGTTTTACGGCACTGGTGCCATGCAGACAGTGGTTGGCGACCTCGTGCGCGTCTCACAGCAGTATGTGTCGCGTTGTGTCTGGGAGATCACCCAGGTCATATGTTTGCGTCTGTTTCCCAAATATGTGCGACTCCCCGATGCAGCAGACGCGAATGCTGTGATGGCCCGCTTCTGCGCAATAGCCCTGTTTCTAGGTGTAACGGGGTGTATAGACTGCACGCACGTTCCGATTGTGAACCCTGGAGGCGAGAACGCAGAGGTCTTCCGCAACCGCAAGGGATACTTCTCACTCAATGTGCAG GATATCACTGGTCCCGAGCTCCAATTCTTTGATGTAGTTGCCAGTTGGCCTGGATCTGTGCATGACAGCAGAATATTCACCAACAGCAGAGTGATGGCTCTCTACAAACAGAAGGCTGTACCTGGCGTTCTCTTTGGTGACCAGGGGTATGCGTGCCTACCATTCCTCATGACACCACTGAAGAATCCTCAAACACGAGCAGAAAAGAC GTACAACAACAGCCAGATAAAAACAAGAAACAGTGTGGAGCGTACATATGGAGTGTGGAAAAGGCGCTTCGCATGCCTGCGGGTAAAGCTGCTGACGGACACTGATCGGTCTGCAGCTATCATAACAGCATGTGCAGCGCTCCGCAACATTGCCTGTTTGCGTCGATACCCATGTCCACTCTCTGATGAAGCACACCCCGAGGTTAATTTACCTGACAACCCTAGCCAAGGAGATCCCGACACTGTTGCTGGTGCAGAAGTACGCAGCTGCTACATCTGCCGGTGTTTTTCCTCTGAGAACGAATACACAGGTCCAGTGCAAACCTGA
- the LOC119167269 gene encoding putative nuclease HARBI1 isoform X2: MASWADGSAADLRDFLNRASHFAFGEVYRYSPAVRIVRDAVNPMEFYDEEDFSFRFRFTKASVIAIMSELQLKKNTDRRGTLLPPLLKVLITLRFYGTGAMQTVVGDLVRVSQQYVSRCVWEITQVICLRLFPKYVRLPDAADANAVMARFCAIALFLGVTGCIDCTHVPIVNPGGENAEVFRNRKGYFSLNVQDITGPELQFFDVVASWPGSVHDSRIFTNSRVMALYKQKAVPGVLFGDQGYNNSQIKTRNSVERTYGVWKRRFACLRVKLLTDTDRSAAIITACAALRNIACLRRYPCPLSDEAHPEVNLPDNPSQGDPDTVAGAEVRSCYICRCFSSENEYTGPVQT; the protein is encoded by the exons ATGGCGTCGTGGGCGGACGGGAGTGCGGCTGACCTCAGGGATTTCTTGAACCGCGCTAGTCATTTCGCATTCGGAGAGGTCTACCGGTATTCACCGGCAGTGAGGATAGTTCGCGATGCGGTCAACCCTATGGAATTCTACGATGAAGAAGATTTTTCATTCAGGTTTCGTTTCACCAAGGCGTCTGTCATTGCGATCATGTCGGAACTACAGTTGAAAAAGAACACGGACCGAAGGGGAACCCTGCTCCCACCGCTGCTGAAGGTGCTCATCACGCTTCGGTTTTACGGCACTGGTGCCATGCAGACAGTGGTTGGCGACCTCGTGCGCGTCTCACAGCAGTATGTGTCGCGTTGTGTCTGGGAGATCACCCAGGTCATATGTTTGCGTCTGTTTCCCAAATATGTGCGACTCCCCGATGCAGCAGACGCGAATGCTGTGATGGCCCGCTTCTGCGCAATAGCCCTGTTTCTAGGTGTAACGGGGTGTATAGACTGCACGCACGTTCCGATTGTGAACCCTGGAGGCGAGAACGCAGAGGTCTTCCGCAACCGCAAGGGATACTTCTCACTCAATGTGCAG GATATCACTGGTCCCGAGCTCCAATTCTTTGATGTAGTTGCCAGTTGGCCTGGATCTGTGCATGACAGCAGAATATTCACCAACAGCAGAGTGATGGCTCTCTACAAACAGAAGGCTGTACCTGGCGTTCTCTTTGGTGACCAGGG GTACAACAACAGCCAGATAAAAACAAGAAACAGTGTGGAGCGTACATATGGAGTGTGGAAAAGGCGCTTCGCATGCCTGCGGGTAAAGCTGCTGACGGACACTGATCGGTCTGCAGCTATCATAACAGCATGTGCAGCGCTCCGCAACATTGCCTGTTTGCGTCGATACCCATGTCCACTCTCTGATGAAGCACACCCCGAGGTTAATTTACCTGACAACCCTAGCCAAGGAGATCCCGACACTGTTGCTGGTGCAGAAGTACGCAGCTGCTACATCTGCCGGTGTTTTTCCTCTGAGAACGAATACACAGGTCCAGTGCAAACCTGA